The window ACATCTAGATATGCCGCTAAAGCTCTTCCACCATAGTAACCTGACCCACCTACTCTAAGTCTTTCACCTATTTTGTCTAGAGTTAAATTTCCTATGTAGAGTACTCTCAATCTATTTTATCCCTAGCTATATAGATTTAAGATATATATCTCTAATATCATCTTCTCTTACATTAAAGGGTACAAGCCTTAAGCTATAGCCTAGTGCTTTAAAAACAGCATCTACAACAGTATCAGCATCTTCTTCTTTGAAACCATAATCACTTAGCTTTTCTTTAAGGCCTAACATTTGTTGAAACTCTGTTATAGCTTTGCCAACTTTTTCTGCATCATCTCTTGAAGGTCTTATACCGGAATCTATGTATCTCAGAACTCTATATGAGTATTCTGGTACAGCTCTATGTATATAGATAGTCGCTTGAGGACCTAGAATGGCTAGACCAGCACCATGTGGAAGGTTTACGTTGATCCCACTCAACACATTCTCTATAGCGTGTATTATGTGGGCACGACTATTATCTATAGCTATACCTGCTAACATGGATGAATAGAGAAGCCAGTATCTAGCCTCAATATTATTAGGATCTTTAATGGCTATGGGTAGCCAATTGACTACATGTTTTGTTATCTCTTCAGCCAGAGTAAGTACAAAAGGTGATGTATCTTTACCTGTAGCGGCTTCATAAGCATGGTAGAAGGCATCTAGAGCTGTATATACTATCTGTTTTTGAGGTAACGAAAGAGTGTAACGTGGATCATCAATACTTGCTAATGGATATAGATATTCAGATGCTATTCCAAATTTTGTTCTTGGAGCATCAATAGTTACAACAGCATATCTATTGATCTCAGAACCTGTGCCATGCGTTAGATTGACAGCTATAATAGGTCGAG is drawn from Ignisphaera sp. and contains these coding sequences:
- a CDS encoding iron-containing alcohol dehydrogenase, whose amino-acid sequence is MKLQRFNVRYGRTVVYFGPESFKNLENVINRYKRVYVVTSRSAAKVSGALGDILSILSSYNIEYEIFDKIEPNPMQYIIEQLADELIEFSAEAVIGIGGGSVIDSAKIASVLSICGGNIKDYVYGVRQIHGARPIIAVNLTHGTGSEINRYAVVTIDAPRTKFGIASEYLYPLASIDDPRYTLSLPQKQIVYTALDAFYHAYEAATGKDTSPFVLTLAEEITKHVVNWLPIAIKDPNNIEARYWLLYSSMLAGIAIDNSRAHIIHAIENVLSGINVNLPHGAGLAILGPQATIYIHRAVPEYSYRVLRYIDSGIRPSRDDAEKVGKAITEFQQMLGLKEKLSDYGFKEEDADTVVDAVFKALGYSLRLVPFNVREDDIRDIYLKSI